ATAATTGGATTATAAATTTAGGCTCTGACAATAAAAAGATCACATTGGAAAGGGAGATTTAAAATGATTAAAAATATAATATTTGATCTTGGTAATGTACTATTAGATTTTAATCCTGAAGTGTACGTTAAATCAAAAATTACCGAAGAAAAAGTAGAAGAAATATATAAGTGCATTTTTCAAAGTGATGAATGGCCAATGCTTGATAGAGGAACGATTAGTGAAGAACAAGCTAAAACAAATATAATTAATAGAAATATTGAAAATCAAGAATTAATAAATTTAGTTTTTGAAAATTGGTATGATATTTTAATTCCTATAGAAAGCAGTGTAGAGGTGTTAAAAAAATTAAAACAAAATGGATATAGTGTATATTACTTATCTAATTTTCATTTAGCTGCTTTTGAGCATGTAACTAAAAAACATGATTTTTTTAGAACTTTTGATGGTGGAGTTGTTTCATATAAGGAAAAACTTCTTAAGCCTGAAAAGGAAATTTATGAGAAAATTATAGATAAATATGATCTTGAACCAAGTCAAACGGTATTTGTTGATGATATGAAAGAAAATGTGAAAGCTGCTATAAGAGCAGGTTTAAAAGTAATTCTTTTGAAGAATCCAAAGGATTTGAAAATAGAATTAGAAAAATTAAATGTTAACATTTAACATCAATATTAATCGGATAATAAAAGTGTTAAAATGATAAAAGAGGCATAATTAATATATATATATATATATTAATGCGAAAAATTAATAATAATTATAAGAACTTAGTTAAAGTTAGGGGATGTATTAATGAGTGATTTAAGTGATTTAAAGGAATTAACGGAAGCTAAAGCAGCAAAAGAAAAGCAAGACTTAAAAGATAAGATAATTGAAAGATTAAGCTCGATTAAAAGAGATGGAATAGATGAATTGATAAAATATCTTATGGATAGAACAGATTATTTTACAGCACCAGCATCTACAAAGTTTCATTCAAACTTTGATGGAGGATTAGCATTTCATTCAGATAATGTTGTTGAATTATTAACTCAGAAGAATAAACAATATAAGCTTGGATTAAGTAATGATACAATATATTTAACAGGATATTTGCATGATCTTTGTAAATGTAATCTTTATGAAAAAACAATGCGATTAAAAAAAGATGAATTGACAGGAAAATGGATAGGATATGCTTCTTATGAATTTGATGAGAAAATTCCTTTAGGGCATGGAGAAAAGAGTGTAATTTTACTACAACAATTTGTTAAATTAACATTAGAAGAATGTTTAATGATAAGATGGCATATGGGGGCTTATGTACCTAAAGATGAGTATAGAGATTATAATAAAGCCATAGAAATGCATAAATCAGTTCTAGCATTCACAAATTCTGATGCAGAAGCATCACATTTCTTAGAAGAAGTAAGAGAACCAGAACTGTATACAATAGAAGAATATAATCAATATGTAAAAGATAAGGCTATGAAAAAAATGAATTAATTATATTTATAAGAAATAGGAAGTATTTTAAAATAAAATGGAGCATAAGCGACTTGAAATCAATTTTTAAATGTATATGAGAAATATTGCGATAAATAGTAGCAATTTTAAAGATAATATAGTAAAATGTCAATGTTGTATGATAAAAATGTTTCAAGTAAAAGCATATT
The DNA window shown above is from Clostridium beijerinckii and carries:
- a CDS encoding HAD family phosphatase, producing MIKNIIFDLGNVLLDFNPEVYVKSKITEEKVEEIYKCIFQSDEWPMLDRGTISEEQAKTNIINRNIENQELINLVFENWYDILIPIESSVEVLKKLKQNGYSVYYLSNFHLAAFEHVTKKHDFFRTFDGGVVSYKEKLLKPEKEIYEKIIDKYDLEPSQTVFVDDMKENVKAAIRAGLKVILLKNPKDLKIELEKLNVNI